From a region of the Kwoniella mangroviensis CBS 8507 chromosome 1 map unlocalized Ctg01, whole genome shotgun sequence genome:
- a CDS encoding hydroxyacylglutathione hydrolase — MKVIPIQARSDNWMYLLIDSSKQAAVVDPYDANKISNAAKEHGVEVTSLITTHHHNDHSGGNSKLLSLHPGLKAYAGSNQSPGTNVIVKEGDTFKLGQDIDVKCYHTPCHTQDSICFYVEDKKTGEKGVFTGDTLFLAGCGRFFEGTPEEMHAALTKLSKLPDDTLVFNGHEYTKGSVKFGLTVEPDNEALKGLLKKAENDNCTTGKSTIGDEKGWNVFMRLDRPEARKATGESDPVKIMGKLREMKNAM, encoded by the exons ATGAAAGTCATCCCTATCCAAGCACGATCCGATAATTGGATGTACCTACTTATCGATTCGTCCAAGCAGGCTGCCGTGGTCGACCCATACGATGCCAACAAGATATCCAATGCGGCAAAAGAACATGGTGTGGAAGTGACGAGTCTGATCacaactcatcatcataatgATCATTCCGGTGGGAATTCGAAACTC CTCTCCCTTCATCCTGGCCTCAAAGCCTATGCCGGTTCAAACCAGAGTCCAGGAACGAATGTGATAGtgaaagagggtgatacGTTCAAGCTAGgacaagatatcgatgtcaa ATGCTATCATACACCATGTCATACTCAGGATTCGATCTGTTTCTATGTAGAGGATAAGAAGACTGGCGAGAAAGGTGTATTCACCGG TGATACCCTCTTCCTGGCAGGATGCGGGCGATtctttgaag GTACACCCGAGGAGATGCATGCTGCATTAACGAAATTATCCAAGTTACCTGATGATACTTTAGTATTTAATGGTCATGAGTATACCAAAGGAAGTGTTAAATTTGGATTAACAGTCGAACCTGATAACGAAGCTTTGAAAGG attgttgaagaaggcTGAAAACGATAATTGCACCACTGGTAAATCGACTATcggagatgagaagggatggaaTGTATTTATGAGACTTGATAGACCCGAAGCACG GAAAGCCACGGGTGAATCTGATCCGGTGAAGATAATGGGTAaattgagagagatgaagaatgcCATGTGA